A genomic segment from Psychrobacter arcticus 273-4 encodes:
- the betB gene encoding betaine-aldehyde dehydrogenase, translating to MDNAEQTQTAYINGSYLAVDKALSTFDSINPVTGEVLSTIQQTTTEQINDAVIAAQKGQKVWAAMTAIERSRILLNAVAILRERNDELAVLETKDTGKAISETKYVDIVTGADVIEYYAGLAPMIEGRQIPLRDTSFVYTRQEPLGVIAGIGAWNYPIQIAMWKAAPALAAGNAMIFKPSEVTPLSALKLAEIFTEAGLPEGVFNVVQGNYEVGEALTQHPDIAKVSFTGGVPTGKKVMSSAATSSLKDVTLELGGKSPLIIFDDADIDTAADIAMMANFYSTGQVCTNGTRVFIPKALQAKFEQAIQTRVKRIKLGDPMDDSITMGPLVSFPHMDRVLGYIEQGKASGARLLCGGARVTTGSLADGAYVAATVFTDCTDDMSIVREEIFGPVMSILTYETEEEVIRRANDTEYGLAAGVVTADLNRAHRVIAQIEAGICWLNTWGESAAQMPVGGYKHSGIGRENGIQTLEHYTQTKSIQVELGAFESVF from the coding sequence ATGGACAATGCCGAACAAACACAGACGGCTTATATCAATGGCAGTTATCTTGCAGTAGACAAAGCGCTCTCGACCTTCGATAGCATTAACCCTGTAACGGGTGAGGTGCTCTCAACCATTCAGCAAACCACTACCGAGCAAATCAATGATGCTGTTATTGCAGCGCAAAAAGGTCAAAAGGTTTGGGCGGCAATGACTGCGATTGAGCGTAGCCGTATCCTGTTAAATGCCGTTGCTATATTACGCGAACGCAATGACGAGCTGGCCGTTCTTGAAACTAAGGACACGGGAAAAGCGATCTCTGAAACTAAATATGTCGATATCGTCACCGGTGCCGATGTCATTGAGTACTATGCAGGGCTTGCGCCCATGATCGAGGGGCGTCAAATCCCGCTACGTGATACCAGTTTTGTGTACACCCGCCAAGAGCCGTTAGGCGTAATCGCGGGTATTGGTGCATGGAACTATCCCATCCAAATCGCCATGTGGAAAGCAGCACCTGCGCTCGCGGCGGGTAATGCGATGATCTTTAAGCCTTCTGAAGTGACGCCATTGTCTGCGCTAAAACTGGCAGAAATCTTCACTGAAGCGGGATTGCCAGAAGGTGTCTTTAATGTAGTGCAGGGTAACTATGAAGTTGGCGAAGCGCTTACTCAGCACCCTGACATCGCTAAAGTGTCATTCACGGGTGGCGTGCCAACGGGTAAAAAAGTCATGTCATCAGCGGCAACGTCCTCACTCAAAGACGTTACTTTAGAGCTGGGCGGTAAATCACCGCTGATTATATTTGACGATGCCGATATTGATACCGCTGCCGACATCGCCATGATGGCGAACTTCTATAGTACGGGACAAGTATGTACCAATGGTACGCGAGTATTTATCCCTAAAGCGTTACAAGCCAAATTTGAGCAAGCCATCCAAACGCGCGTTAAGCGCATCAAGTTGGGTGATCCTATGGATGACAGTATCACCATGGGGCCATTGGTAAGCTTCCCGCATATGGACAGAGTGCTTGGTTATATCGAGCAAGGTAAAGCGAGCGGCGCGCGCTTACTGTGTGGCGGTGCACGTGTGACAACAGGCTCGCTTGCTGACGGTGCTTATGTGGCGGCTACCGTATTTACTGATTGCACGGATGATATGAGTATTGTGCGCGAAGAGATCTTTGGTCCAGTTATGTCAATATTGACTTACGAGACAGAAGAAGAAGTCATTCGCCGTGCCAACGATACCGAGTATGGTTTGGCGGCAGGCGTTGTGACTGCTGATTTGAACCGCGCGCATCGCGTAATCGCTCAAATTGAAGCGGGTATCTGCTGGTTAAATACGTGGGGTGAGTCGGCTGCGCAAATGCCAGTAGGCGGCTACAAGCACTCAGGCATTGGCCGTGAAAACGGCATTCAAACGCTTGAGCATTACACTCAAACCAAGTCTATTCAAGTAGAGCTGGGCGCATTTGAATCTGTATTTTAA
- the betA gene encoding choline dehydrogenase, with amino-acid sequence MSSTLPEFDYIIVGAGSAGNVLATRLTEDDDINVLLLEAGRPDHRLDFRTQMPAALAMPLQGTTYNWGYKTDPEPYMNNRVMDCGRGKGLGGSSLINGMCYIRGNALDFDDWAKIEGLEDWTYSDCLPYFKKLENRDAGENDYHGVGGPVEMTTSKPGVNPLFQAMIEAGVQAGYPSTEDLNGYQQEGFGPMDRFVTPNGRRASTARGYLDQAKPRSNLTILTGALTDVILFDGKRAIGVKVEHGGQTKNFYASREVIVSSGAIASPQLLQRSGIGPEQWLKELGVPVVLDLPGVGNNLQDHLELYMQYECTQPVSIAPANKWWNKPAIGAEWLFKGTGLGASNQFEGGGFIRTDETFTHPNIQYHFLPLAVRYDGRSASDSHSFQAHVGSLRSPSRGRVKLTSRDPSAHPSILFNYMSHDQDWREFRAAMRITREIMHQPALDPYRGRAISPSEDLVTDEQLDDYVRENSETAYHPSCTCAMGEHKDAVVNGEGLVHGIESLRVVDASIMPNIISGNLNATTIMMAEKIVDKMRGVQLPRSTVDYYVANGAPLRAEPMRDYSPAQ; translated from the coding sequence ATGTCATCAACATTACCTGAGTTTGACTACATCATCGTTGGCGCAGGGTCAGCAGGCAATGTGCTGGCCACACGCTTGACCGAAGATGACGATATTAACGTACTGCTACTAGAGGCCGGTCGTCCAGATCATCGTCTCGACTTTCGCACCCAAATGCCAGCTGCTTTGGCAATGCCATTGCAAGGCACTACTTATAACTGGGGCTACAAAACCGACCCCGAGCCTTATATGAATAACCGTGTCATGGACTGTGGTCGCGGTAAAGGGCTTGGTGGCTCCTCCCTAATTAATGGGATGTGCTATATCCGCGGCAATGCCTTGGATTTTGACGATTGGGCCAAAATAGAAGGGCTAGAGGACTGGACCTATTCAGATTGTCTGCCTTATTTTAAAAAGCTAGAAAACCGTGATGCGGGCGAGAATGACTATCATGGCGTGGGCGGCCCTGTTGAGATGACCACCTCAAAACCGGGGGTTAACCCGCTGTTTCAAGCTATGATTGAAGCGGGTGTGCAAGCCGGCTACCCGAGCACCGAAGATTTAAACGGCTATCAGCAAGAAGGTTTTGGCCCGATGGATCGTTTTGTCACGCCAAATGGTCGCCGTGCGTCAACCGCACGAGGCTATCTTGACCAGGCCAAGCCGCGCAGCAACCTGACGATTTTGACGGGTGCATTGACCGATGTGATTTTGTTTGATGGCAAACGTGCCATTGGCGTTAAGGTCGAGCACGGCGGTCAGACCAAGAATTTTTATGCCTCTCGTGAAGTGATTGTGTCCTCTGGCGCGATTGCTTCGCCGCAACTGCTCCAGCGTTCAGGCATTGGCCCTGAACAGTGGCTTAAAGAGTTGGGTGTGCCAGTGGTGTTAGATTTACCAGGCGTGGGCAACAATTTACAAGACCATTTAGAGCTGTATATGCAGTATGAATGTACCCAACCGGTCTCGATTGCTCCTGCCAATAAATGGTGGAATAAGCCCGCTATTGGTGCAGAATGGTTATTCAAGGGTACTGGCCTTGGCGCATCCAATCAGTTTGAAGGGGGCGGTTTTATCCGTACCGATGAGACGTTTACCCATCCAAACATCCAGTATCATTTCTTACCACTTGCGGTTCGTTATGATGGCCGCAGTGCCAGTGATTCTCATAGCTTTCAGGCGCATGTTGGCTCATTGCGTTCACCAAGTCGTGGCCGCGTGAAGCTGACCTCGCGCGATCCAAGTGCCCATCCTAGTATCTTGTTTAATTATATGTCTCATGATCAAGATTGGCGTGAGTTCCGTGCAGCAATGCGCATCACTCGTGAAATTATGCATCAACCTGCACTTGATCCGTACCGTGGCCGTGCCATCTCTCCTAGTGAAGACTTGGTGACTGACGAGCAGTTAGACGACTACGTTCGTGAAAACAGCGAGACCGCTTATCATCCGTCGTGCACATGTGCGATGGGCGAGCACAAAGATGCAGTGGTTAATGGCGAAGGGCTGGTACATGGCATTGAGAGCCTGCGAGTAGTGGATGCCTCCATTATGCCCAACATCATCAGTGGTAATCTCAACGCGACCACCATTATGATGGCAGAAAAAATTGTCGATAAAATGAGAGGCGTACAGCTGCCCCGTTCAACCGTAGATTATTACGTTGCGAATGGCGCGCCACTCAGAGCGGAGCCAATGCGGGATTATAGCCCTGCTCAATAA
- the msrB gene encoding peptide-methionine (R)-S-oxide reductase MsrB, with the protein MQYNQLSKEEISQLTDADWKERLSSDEYHVMREKGTERPFTGVYNDINDKGIYRCKGCGANLFESDNKFDAGCGWPSFDQGIDNSAIDEHVDDSLGMRRTEVTCSHCSAHLGHVFPDGPSETTGMRYCINSVAIDLDKSDE; encoded by the coding sequence ATGCAATACAATCAACTGAGCAAAGAAGAAATCAGCCAATTGACCGACGCTGACTGGAAAGAGCGCCTGAGTTCTGATGAGTATCATGTGATGCGCGAGAAGGGCACAGAGCGACCATTTACGGGCGTTTATAACGATATTAATGATAAGGGCATTTATCGCTGTAAAGGCTGTGGCGCCAATTTATTTGAGTCAGATAACAAGTTTGATGCAGGGTGCGGTTGGCCAAGCTTTGATCAAGGCATCGACAATAGCGCCATCGATGAGCACGTCGATGACTCACTAGGCATGCGCCGTACCGAAGTTACTTGCAGCCATTGCAGCGCGCACTTGGGTCATGTGTTCCCTGATGGTCCAAGTGAGACCACTGGCATGCGCTATTGCATCAACTCAGTCGCTATTGATTTAGATAAATCTGACGAATAA
- a CDS encoding TetR/AcrR family transcriptional regulator, translating into MDNAHKRKKQPEFVRHALLEQAAKLTIEQGLSKVTFQAVAEAVGVTKGGVMHHFATKDALVLAVFNDAMAKFELEVDDAMAKDSVSYGSFTRAYIDATISLGKKGQEQFNHQATLYVLMLGDSELRELWARWSNKQLQKHENTDNTETLCMARLVADGIWLSDFSGISISDKKSLRNRLIQMTQSEQ; encoded by the coding sequence ATGGACAACGCGCATAAACGCAAAAAACAACCAGAGTTTGTTCGTCATGCATTACTTGAACAAGCCGCCAAGCTGACAATAGAGCAAGGGCTGTCTAAGGTTACATTTCAAGCGGTCGCTGAGGCTGTAGGAGTGACAAAAGGTGGCGTGATGCATCACTTTGCCACCAAAGACGCGCTTGTTCTTGCCGTGTTTAACGATGCCATGGCAAAATTTGAGTTGGAAGTAGATGACGCCATGGCCAAAGATTCTGTGAGTTATGGTTCTTTTACCCGCGCTTATATAGATGCCACGATCAGTTTGGGTAAAAAAGGGCAGGAGCAGTTTAATCACCAAGCAACGTTATATGTACTGATGTTAGGGGATAGCGAGCTTCGTGAGTTGTGGGCTCGTTGGTCTAATAAGCAATTACAGAAGCATGAAAACACAGACAATACCGAGACGTTATGTATGGCGCGTTTGGTCGCTGATGGTATTTGGCTCTCTGACTTCTCGGGTATTAGCATCTCTGACAAAAAGTCATTGCGGAACCGCTTGATACAAATGACGCAGAGCGAGCAGTAG
- the betT gene encoding choline BCCT transporter BetT — MYSSPSEDTTQTMSLNKTVFIGSAVISILLIIWTIVFPTYSGALLGAGMAWVSESFGWYYMLVVAAYSIFALFVGFSKYGDIKLGQDHEKAQFPFLAWAAMLFSAGIGIDLLFFGASEPLMHYLTPHAGLAPASEEAMRQAVAQTFLHWGLHGWGIYALIGMALAYFAYRKNMPLALRSPLTPIFGERLIKGWLGDGIDTFGVVCTLMGIATSLGIGVLQANAGLTHVFGIESSKMVQTIIIVCVVVAAAISAMTGVERGVRRLSEFNMLAAILFLVAILVMGNTVYLLNTFTQSVGQYFQTIVAKTFDVYAYDGAAGAEWKSGWTVFFWAWWVAWAPFVGLFIARISRGRTLREFVFGVMFIPLGFIFAWFSIFGNSAIELVANGATELGEVAVNDAAMGLFALFEYYPYSDVLSLVGVIIGLVFFITSADSGALVLANLSSRGLINGVDAPVWLRLFWAAATGLITLGLLFAGGFSSLQSVSVIAGLPFSVILVLYMIAMWKSLKEEGNKRKASTIGTANVLDNGKSWKARLQRIVSFPKHAQVEHFLQTIVLPAMTDVESELRAGGLKTALVVRNPEHIGQDIDQGKDQESVQIEGLKLQVGHGDQDDFIYEVNLVKAERPNFTLNTSSKLAEYYYRAEVFLSDGSQEYDLVGYSKEQVLVDILNQYERHMQYLHLER; from the coding sequence ATGTATAGCTCGCCTTCCGAGGATACAACACAAACCATGAGTCTAAACAAAACAGTGTTTATAGGCTCAGCTGTTATTTCTATTTTATTAATCATTTGGACCATTGTTTTTCCAACTTACAGTGGGGCTTTGCTCGGCGCTGGCATGGCGTGGGTATCAGAGAGCTTCGGCTGGTATTACATGTTGGTAGTCGCCGCTTATAGTATTTTTGCCTTGTTCGTTGGATTCTCTAAATATGGTGATATCAAGCTCGGTCAAGACCATGAAAAGGCGCAATTTCCCTTTTTAGCATGGGCAGCCATGCTGTTCTCAGCGGGTATTGGCATCGACTTATTGTTCTTTGGTGCCTCCGAGCCTTTGATGCATTACCTCACGCCACATGCTGGACTTGCGCCGGCAAGTGAAGAGGCCATGCGCCAAGCCGTCGCCCAAACGTTCTTACATTGGGGTCTGCATGGTTGGGGCATTTATGCACTGATCGGTATGGCGTTGGCATACTTTGCTTATCGCAAAAATATGCCTCTGGCGCTCCGATCTCCCTTAACCCCAATCTTTGGCGAGCGCTTAATTAAAGGCTGGCTAGGTGATGGTATCGATACCTTTGGCGTGGTATGTACGCTAATGGGGATTGCGACCAGTTTGGGCATTGGTGTCCTACAAGCTAATGCGGGACTGACGCATGTGTTCGGTATCGAATCGAGTAAAATGGTTCAGACCATTATCATCGTTTGCGTTGTTGTGGCGGCTGCAATATCAGCAATGACGGGTGTTGAGAGAGGCGTGCGTCGCCTGTCTGAATTCAATATGCTTGCGGCTATATTATTTCTGGTTGCCATATTGGTAATGGGCAACACGGTTTATCTGCTTAATACATTCACCCAAAGCGTGGGTCAATATTTCCAAACGATCGTTGCCAAGACTTTTGATGTCTATGCTTACGATGGTGCTGCTGGTGCCGAATGGAAGTCAGGCTGGACGGTATTTTTCTGGGCATGGTGGGTTGCATGGGCGCCTTTCGTTGGCTTGTTTATCGCACGTATCAGCCGTGGCCGTACCTTACGCGAGTTCGTCTTTGGCGTGATGTTTATTCCACTGGGTTTCATCTTTGCTTGGTTTTCTATCTTTGGTAATTCAGCGATAGAATTGGTTGCTAATGGTGCCACTGAGCTTGGTGAGGTCGCGGTTAACGATGCTGCCATGGGTCTGTTTGCATTATTTGAGTACTATCCGTACAGTGATGTGCTGTCTCTTGTAGGCGTCATCATAGGTTTGGTATTCTTTATCACATCAGCCGACTCAGGTGCTTTAGTATTGGCCAATCTGAGCTCAAGAGGGCTGATTAATGGTGTTGATGCACCCGTATGGTTACGGTTGTTTTGGGCAGCAGCGACCGGTCTTATCACGCTAGGCTTACTATTTGCTGGCGGGTTTTCCTCATTGCAATCAGTGTCTGTTATAGCAGGATTGCCTTTCTCAGTTATCTTAGTGCTCTATATGATAGCCATGTGGAAATCGCTGAAAGAAGAGGGTAACAAGCGTAAAGCGAGTACGATAGGTACGGCTAATGTGCTGGATAATGGCAAAAGCTGGAAAGCACGCTTGCAACGTATTGTCAGCTTTCCTAAACATGCACAAGTTGAGCATTTTTTACAGACTATCGTATTGCCAGCCATGACTGACGTTGAAAGCGAGCTAAGAGCAGGTGGACTCAAAACAGCTTTGGTCGTCCGAAATCCTGAGCATATTGGTCAAGATATCGATCAAGGTAAGGACCAAGAAAGTGTGCAAATAGAAGGTCTGAAACTACAAGTCGGCCATGGCGATCAAGATGACTTTATTTATGAAGTCAATTTGGTGAAAGCTGAGCGACCTAACTTTACGCTTAATACGTCAAGCAAACTTGCCGAATATTATTATAGAGCTGAAGTCTTCTTGAGTGATGGGTCGCAAGAGTACGATTTGGTTGGCTATAGTAAAGAGCAAGTATTGGTCGATATTCTTAACCAGTATGAGCGTCATATGCAGTATTTACATTTAGAACGGTAA
- a CDS encoding DMT family transporter, whose translation MSPTTIAYSYLGIAIICEVIGTTFLMKSEQFTRVVPTLIMGGLYTISFFLLTQTLKTLPLGIAYAMWGGLGIVLTSVIGLVMFKQHLDTAAVSGITMIVGGVVVMNIFSNSVGH comes from the coding sequence ATGAGTCCTACTACTATTGCTTACAGCTACCTTGGCATCGCCATTATTTGTGAAGTGATTGGCACTACTTTTTTGATGAAGTCAGAGCAATTCACCCGTGTGGTGCCGACACTCATCATGGGCGGGCTTTATACCATCTCATTTTTCTTGTTGACTCAGACACTAAAAACACTACCGCTGGGTATTGCCTATGCGATGTGGGGCGGACTGGGCATTGTGCTCACCTCAGTCATTGGTCTCGTAATGTTCAAGCAGCACCTCGATACCGCAGCAGTGAGTGGCATTACTATGATTGTGGGTGGCGTCGTTGTGATGAATATATTTTCTAATTCTGTAGGACATTAA
- a CDS encoding response regulator: MQKPKIAFIDDEPRILRSLKMHFRQSHDVFITTDAAELMEYVSTNEVQVVISDQRMPDKQGTEVLSDIKAASPNTIRILLTGYADLNAVMDSVNEGEIYRYITKPWQNDELKKIVNKATEIAQQTQEITQSTIENNATQNRIDSGAGSKRNILILDDDESVYQQIKSQFKSAYTVSWASNLEQAAKLLQKKRFGVTITDSTLNKENITPIVYALKNIQPDLMVLMLTEFKDAHMVIDLINKGQVYRCLPRPTNFSIMSISLDRAFDHHERLVEQPILAARHHVEEVTESEALNFSERLKGFFAKFRGWRIIR, translated from the coding sequence ATGCAAAAACCAAAAATCGCTTTTATCGATGATGAGCCACGCATTTTACGAAGTTTAAAAATGCATTTTCGCCAGTCACATGACGTATTTATTACTACCGATGCCGCTGAGCTGATGGAATATGTCAGCACGAATGAGGTACAAGTGGTCATCAGCGACCAACGTATGCCAGATAAGCAAGGTACGGAAGTATTGAGTGACATCAAAGCGGCCTCACCAAATACTATTCGTATCTTATTAACTGGTTATGCGGATCTGAATGCCGTGATGGATTCTGTGAATGAGGGCGAAATTTATCGCTATATCACCAAGCCATGGCAAAATGATGAACTTAAAAAAATCGTTAATAAAGCCACAGAAATTGCTCAGCAAACGCAAGAAATTACGCAAAGTACCATTGAAAACAATGCGACTCAAAATCGTATTGATAGTGGTGCTGGTAGCAAGCGCAATATATTAATATTAGATGACGACGAGAGCGTCTATCAGCAAATAAAAAGTCAGTTTAAGAGTGCCTATACCGTGAGTTGGGCCAGTAATCTTGAACAGGCTGCAAAGTTATTACAAAAAAAACGCTTTGGCGTCACTATTACGGATTCGACGCTTAATAAAGAAAATATTACACCCATCGTTTATGCTTTGAAAAATATCCAGCCAGATCTGATGGTTCTTATGTTGACTGAATTCAAAGATGCCCATATGGTCATTGATTTAATTAATAAAGGTCAGGTATATCGTTGTCTACCACGGCCGACCAACTTCTCTATCATGAGTATCAGTCTGGATCGTGCTTTTGATCATCATGAAAGATTGGTAGAACAGCCGATACTGGCGGCTCGCCATCATGTCGAAGAGGTGACAGAATCGGAGGCTTTGAATTTTTCTGAAAGACTTAAGGGCTTCTTTGCCAAGTTCAGAGGTTGGCGTATTATTAGATAG
- a CDS encoding sensor histidine kinase, translating to MKVVGRFGSISTRILIILTLAFLLIILMVYWVIETQAKPRILEMTSETVVETGNEAINSIMASINHVDGMAKATSTMAGGLPKQDALYKETFGNLMQQTDQRIVGGGVWFDPNMYAQGRERQSFVWARDESGTMQPLERYNQARQTPNPYYRDWWYIPAMYARHDHCVWSRAYVDPVSNQPMMTCAKALYDSRNQAFDGVVSFNLLLDNLGDAMKKWQDKLGGYVFLVDLDNRFLTFPDQSKVMHTTEDSRQGEVITARQLADANPNFAPIADSLDSINQTLIDEAVAKDKSRYTLAARSILSTTNLDKISEQESKLLSALLLLNIDQTFNLVESHLVDTIAVPNDFVLQQPATAFVFRMPFTYWKMVIVKPDNDMMSVANALSNKLIQAMLLGFIPILLLTAWVFRRYFTRPLKRMAQSVADMGALIEQKKYQQLSAHKLPHSNVSEIQIISEQTNQLIDRVVENEGALAEINVHLEKQVAARTQDLQQAMDELKASQVHLVRSEKMATLGQMVAGVAHEVNTPLGYVRSNMELVGDNLIRFDELLQHSDQLLHALKAPTINQEQVEQLIEQTLQCCEEIKEDEVSEDLAELIKDGLYGVDQIAELVVGLRNFSRIDESKVKDVDINDCINTSLIMARNNLKNLDVNTNLAELPLIQCNPSQINQVLLNLFNNAAQAMPIDHKGVLQVNSSVDKAQQHIIVSVKDNGVGIQESTLAQIFEPFFTTKKAGDGTGLGLAITAQIIEQHAGGIEVSSSVGEGTTFTIKLPIQSIAHKNKPPQALFES from the coding sequence ATGAAAGTTGTTGGTCGGTTTGGTAGTATTTCCACCCGTATATTGATTATCTTAACATTGGCTTTTTTACTTATTATTTTGATGGTCTATTGGGTCATCGAAACCCAAGCTAAGCCGCGCATACTGGAGATGACCTCAGAGACAGTGGTTGAAACAGGTAACGAAGCCATTAACAGCATCATGGCGAGTATCAATCATGTCGATGGAATGGCGAAAGCCACCAGTACGATGGCGGGCGGCTTGCCAAAACAAGACGCCCTTTATAAAGAAACCTTTGGCAATCTCATGCAACAAACGGATCAACGTATTGTAGGCGGCGGTGTGTGGTTTGACCCTAATATGTACGCTCAGGGCCGAGAGCGGCAGTCGTTTGTATGGGCACGTGATGAGTCAGGCACCATGCAGCCATTAGAGCGTTACAATCAAGCACGCCAAACGCCTAATCCCTATTATCGTGATTGGTGGTATATTCCTGCGATGTACGCGCGTCATGACCATTGTGTCTGGAGCCGTGCCTATGTCGATCCAGTGAGTAATCAGCCGATGATGACGTGCGCCAAGGCTCTGTATGACAGTCGCAATCAAGCTTTTGATGGGGTGGTGAGTTTCAATCTGCTATTGGACAACCTCGGCGATGCCATGAAAAAGTGGCAAGATAAGCTCGGCGGTTATGTCTTTTTAGTAGACCTAGACAATCGGTTTTTGACTTTTCCAGATCAGTCGAAAGTCATGCATACAACTGAAGATAGTCGCCAAGGCGAGGTCATAACGGCACGTCAGTTGGCAGATGCCAACCCTAACTTTGCCCCTATCGCGGACAGTCTAGATAGTATTAATCAGACACTGATAGATGAGGCGGTAGCTAAAGATAAAAGCCGTTATACGCTCGCTGCACGTAGTATTCTAAGTACGACCAATCTGGATAAAATCAGCGAGCAAGAGTCCAAGTTGCTCTCAGCATTATTACTGTTAAATATCGACCAAACGTTTAATTTGGTAGAGAGTCATTTGGTCGATACCATCGCTGTGCCCAATGATTTTGTGTTGCAGCAGCCCGCCACTGCTTTTGTCTTTCGCATGCCGTTTACGTATTGGAAGATGGTTATCGTCAAGCCTGATAATGACATGATGAGCGTGGCAAATGCCCTGTCCAATAAACTGATTCAAGCCATGCTGCTGGGTTTCATTCCTATCTTATTGTTGACCGCATGGGTGTTTCGTCGCTATTTTACGCGGCCGCTAAAGCGCATGGCACAGTCGGTGGCTGATATGGGGGCGTTAATTGAACAAAAAAAATATCAACAATTAAGCGCGCACAAACTGCCTCATTCAAATGTCAGCGAAATTCAAATCATCAGTGAGCAGACCAATCAACTGATTGATCGCGTCGTCGAGAATGAAGGCGCACTTGCTGAAATTAATGTTCATCTAGAAAAACAAGTCGCCGCCCGCACGCAAGACTTACAGCAAGCCATGGATGAATTAAAAGCCTCACAAGTACATCTGGTGCGCTCCGAAAAAATGGCTACGCTTGGCCAAATGGTGGCAGGTGTGGCGCATGAAGTCAACACGCCGCTGGGCTACGTGCGAAGTAACATGGAATTGGTTGGCGATAATCTCATACGTTTTGATGAGTTGCTACAGCATAGCGATCAATTATTGCATGCCTTAAAAGCGCCAACCATCAATCAAGAACAAGTCGAGCAACTGATAGAGCAAACCTTACAATGCTGCGAAGAGATTAAAGAAGATGAGGTCAGTGAAGATTTGGCAGAGTTGATTAAAGATGGACTTTATGGCGTCGATCAGATTGCTGAACTGGTAGTCGGCTTGCGCAACTTTTCTCGAATTGACGAATCTAAGGTAAAAGATGTCGATATCAATGATTGCATCAATACCTCATTGATTATGGCGCGCAATAACTTAAAAAATTTAGACGTCAATACCAATCTAGCCGAGCTGCCGCTGATTCAATGTAATCCTTCACAAATCAACCAAGTATTATTAAACCTGTTTAATAATGCCGCCCAAGCCATGCCGATTGATCATAAAGGGGTATTACAGGTCAACTCGTCTGTCGATAAGGCGCAGCAGCACATCATAGTGAGTGTCAAAGACAATGGTGTCGGTATCCAAGAAAGTACGCTGGCGCAGATTTTTGAGCCGTTTTTTACCACCAAAAAAGCAGGTGATGGCACAGGGTTAGGGCTGGCCATTACGGCACAAATCATCGAGCAACATGCTGGAGGCATCGAGGTTAGCTCAAGCGTTGGCGAAGGCACGACGTTTACCATCAAATTACCGATACAGTCTATCGCTCATAAAAACAAACCTCCACAAGCCTTATTCGAAAGTTGA